In one window of Maribacter sp. BPC-D8 DNA:
- a CDS encoding TolC family protein, whose product MNQKFKITTLLLLSIWGSILAQESWTLDECVSYAMEHNLQLNDFKYTNQSNRETYRQSVRNLLPSVNASSSYLINYGRAEDPNTGTFVNQDFYSNNYSLESSIDLFQGFQKINSIKASKLLFKATQEEVLQQKYLLAFRVMQAFYDIQFFEGLVEISKEQLTVSQSNYSLVEKQVELGLKAGADLYEAESLLLTDKLNVTQSKNQLASAKLTLIQEMNLENTSDITIQKDLEEIVSEFNSQEMKSDSVYTEAREFIPMIKAQEFRAEAAKKQVAVSRGRLYPSLSFFAGIGTGYFETFRDTLGNTLPFREQFRDNTSQYLGINLNVPISNGWSARSRVKQSKIEKLRAENNLKTQEQVLFQAIQKLVQDYNSLLVELVQSNQKMDAQNLAFTIAQKRYEKGLINALELFTAKNLYASAQNENLQVKLRSEINKSTLDFYRGLPVFNID is encoded by the coding sequence ATGAATCAAAAATTTAAAATAACGACACTTTTACTACTCTCTATTTGGGGGTCTATACTTGCTCAAGAAAGCTGGACATTAGATGAATGTGTTTCTTATGCAATGGAGCATAACTTGCAGTTGAACGACTTTAAATATACCAACCAATCTAACAGAGAAACCTACAGACAATCGGTTCGTAATTTGTTGCCATCGGTAAATGCATCTTCAAGCTATCTTATTAATTATGGTAGAGCAGAAGATCCTAACACAGGTACATTCGTAAATCAAGATTTTTACTCGAATAACTACTCTTTAGAATCTTCGATTGATTTGTTTCAGGGGTTTCAGAAAATAAATTCAATAAAAGCCTCTAAGTTGTTATTTAAGGCAACACAAGAAGAAGTATTACAGCAAAAGTATTTATTGGCATTTAGAGTCATGCAAGCCTTTTATGACATTCAATTTTTTGAAGGATTGGTAGAAATATCAAAAGAACAATTAACAGTATCACAATCGAACTATAGCTTAGTTGAGAAGCAGGTAGAATTAGGCTTGAAAGCAGGAGCAGATTTGTATGAAGCAGAATCTTTATTGTTGACCGATAAATTAAATGTTACTCAAAGCAAAAATCAATTGGCTTCGGCGAAGTTGACCTTAATTCAAGAAATGAATTTAGAGAACACTTCAGACATAACGATCCAGAAAGACTTAGAAGAAATAGTATCAGAATTTAATAGTCAAGAAATGAAATCTGATTCTGTTTATACTGAAGCAAGGGAGTTTATACCAATGATAAAAGCGCAGGAATTTAGAGCAGAAGCAGCTAAAAAACAAGTGGCGGTTTCTAGAGGTAGATTGTACCCATCACTATCATTCTTTGCAGGTATTGGAACAGGATATTTCGAGACCTTTAGAGATACATTAGGGAATACATTACCATTTAGAGAGCAGTTTAGAGACAATACTTCACAATATTTAGGTATTAATTTAAATGTGCCAATTAGTAATGGCTGGTCGGCTAGATCAAGGGTTAAACAATCTAAAATTGAAAAGTTACGCGCAGAGAATAATTTAAAGACACAAGAACAGGTGTTGTTTCAGGCTATTCAGAAATTAGTACAAGATTATAATTCATTACTGGTAGAGTTGGTGCAGAGCAATCAGAAAATGGACGCGCAGAATTTAGCGTTCACCATTGCTCAAAAGCGATATGAAAAAGGATTGATAAATGCTTTAGAACTTTTTACCGCTAAGAATTTATATGCGAGTGCCCAAAATGAAAATTTACAAGTAAAATTAAGGTCAGAAATTAATAAGAGTACGTTAGATTTTTATAGAGGATTACCAGTATTCAATATTGATTAG
- a CDS encoding efflux RND transporter periplasmic adaptor subunit — protein sequence MDIKLEKKKGFKPKHYGYIALSVLLLFVGYQLLFASSVSTFRTEKDKLSIAEVSAGKFDDYITINGSVAPIATIYMDAYEGGRVSEKLIEEGAMVKKGDIILKLENMNLYEQILASESNLALKQNDLRSTKMSFDSRQVEGRRSLATTSTDLQRLKRNYEQNKALFDDELISREAFQLSKENYELSQKQHEIIKVQTVQDDELRETSLKGLDTDLARMQKTLGMVYQRLDHLNVRAPADGQLGFLDAEIGQSIAQGQRIGQINVLTDYKIEAEIDEHYIDRVKRDLVAVLERNGTEFPLRLRKVYPEVRNGRFKVDLVFTDSKPETIRSGQSYNIKLQLGESNDALLLPKGSFFQSTGGQWIFVVNSDGGEAIKRNIRIGKQNSRYYEVLEGLEPGEKVITSNYDNFGEAERIVLK from the coding sequence ATGGATATAAAATTAGAAAAGAAAAAAGGATTTAAGCCAAAACATTACGGCTACATCGCATTAAGTGTATTGCTACTATTTGTTGGGTATCAGCTATTGTTTGCCAGTTCTGTGTCTACATTTAGAACAGAAAAAGATAAGCTTTCGATTGCTGAGGTTTCTGCAGGTAAATTCGATGACTACATTACTATTAACGGTAGCGTAGCACCAATAGCCACCATTTATATGGATGCTTATGAAGGTGGTCGTGTAAGTGAGAAATTGATTGAAGAAGGTGCCATGGTGAAGAAAGGTGATATCATCTTGAAGCTTGAGAACATGAATTTGTACGAGCAGATTTTAGCAAGTGAAAGTAATTTGGCACTAAAGCAAAATGATTTAAGATCAACCAAAATGAGTTTCGATTCAAGACAGGTAGAAGGTAGAAGGTCATTGGCAACAACGAGTACAGATTTGCAACGCTTGAAAAGAAATTATGAGCAAAATAAAGCGTTGTTCGATGATGAATTAATTTCAAGAGAAGCATTTCAACTATCTAAAGAAAACTATGAATTATCTCAAAAACAACATGAAATTATCAAAGTGCAAACTGTGCAAGATGATGAGTTACGTGAGACATCATTGAAAGGGTTAGATACCGATTTGGCGCGTATGCAAAAAACTTTGGGTATGGTGTACCAAAGACTAGATCACTTAAATGTACGTGCCCCTGCAGATGGTCAATTAGGGTTTTTAGATGCCGAAATTGGGCAGAGTATTGCGCAAGGTCAGCGTATAGGTCAGATTAACGTACTTACAGACTATAAGATAGAAGCTGAAATCGATGAGCACTATATAGACCGTGTAAAAAGAGATTTGGTAGCGGTTTTAGAACGTAACGGAACAGAATTTCCATTGCGATTACGAAAAGTATATCCTGAGGTTAGAAATGGTAGGTTTAAGGTTGATTTGGTTTTTACCGATAGTAAGCCAGAAACCATTCGTTCAGGTCAGAGCTATAATATTAAATTACAATTAGGGGAATCTAACGACGCACTTTTATTACCAAAAGGAAGCTTTTTTCAAAGCACAGGCGGACAATGGATTTTTGTTGTGAATTCTGATGGAGGAGAAGCAATTAAGAGAAACATTAGAATAGGAAAACAGAATTCTAGATACTATGAGGTTTTAGAAGGCTTAGAACCTGGAGAAAAAGTAATTACAAGTAACTACGATAATTTCGGAGAAGCCGAGAGAATAGTATTAAAATAG
- a CDS encoding ABC transporter ATP-binding protein gives MITITNLKKSFRTEEVETLALNSVNLKVEDGEFVAIMGPSGCGKSTLLNIIGMLDNPTDGSYNFAGNEVGGLKESQRTQLRKGNLGFVFQSFNLIDELTVFENVELPLIYLKMGKAERKEKVMKVLERMKIAHREKHFPQQLSGGQQQRVAISRAVVTNPKLILADEPTGNLDSKNGIEVMNLLTELNQEGTTIVMVTHSDRDSHYAHRIVNLFDGQIVTESQNRAIGAMM, from the coding sequence ATGATAACCATTACGAACCTTAAAAAAAGTTTTAGAACAGAAGAAGTAGAAACCTTGGCATTGAATAGTGTCAACCTAAAAGTAGAAGACGGCGAGTTTGTGGCTATTATGGGTCCGTCTGGTTGTGGTAAATCTACGTTATTGAACATTATTGGAATGTTAGATAACCCAACAGATGGCAGCTACAATTTTGCAGGTAATGAAGTAGGCGGATTAAAAGAGAGTCAGCGTACACAATTACGTAAAGGAAATTTAGGTTTCGTTTTTCAAAGCTTTAATCTTATCGATGAGTTAACGGTGTTTGAAAATGTAGAGCTCCCATTAATCTATTTAAAGATGGGTAAGGCAGAACGAAAAGAAAAGGTAATGAAGGTGTTAGAGCGAATGAAAATTGCACATAGAGAAAAGCATTTTCCGCAGCAATTATCTGGTGGTCAGCAACAACGTGTGGCAATATCGAGAGCGGTAGTAACTAACCCGAAATTAATATTAGCTGATGAGCCAACAGGTAACTTAGATTCTAAAAACGGAATCGAAGTAATGAACCTATTAACAGAACTAAACCAAGAGGGAACCACAATTGTCATGGTAACGCACTCAGACAGAGATTCGCATTATGCGCATAGAATTGTAAATCTATTCGATGGTCAAATCGTTACTGAAAGCCAGAACCGAGCGATCGGTGCTATGATGTAA
- a CDS encoding ABC transporter permease, with product MFRNHLKIAWRSLKKDKLFAAIKIGGFAVGIAACLLIALFIRNEVGYDQHYANKDQMYRVVLEGMYKGEVMKSTHFQLPFADALQSDFPEIIKAAKVNTTGIFGAGKRGIRLAGEKQNNLEDGFLLADQEAFEILEVQLEQGNASTALANPKSIVISESKAAKYFKDGTIIGETIILDNDPTKPYTVTGVMKDAPKNSHLTYDFLIPIEDTNASWTNQNYFTYILVDPNTNVQQLEKKMVSIVEDYIIPAQRERGRAPDFIDVLRTMEYKLQPITDIHLYSDIKMADGLKHGDIRFVWLFAAIAGFVLLLAVINFINLSTAKSANRAKEVGLRKTIGAYKSNLVVQFMTESIMFSFVSFILGVLLAWALLPSFNSIASKTIEMPWAAWWFIPIILVAALLVGSLAGLYPAFYLSAFKPVNVLKGSLSIGSKSGKLRSGLVIFQFSTSVILIIATLIIYQQMDFILQKELGYDKEQVVILEGTGVLGNSAENFKEQLLQLPQVKSATISNYLPVDGGSRNGNTFRREDEGNEGRGIPAQIWRVDYDYIKTLGITLKTGRDFSKQFASDSLNSIIINANMERELGLDNAIGKEINNNGQLFTVIGVVDDFHFKSLKEDISSLSLVIGKDLGSISLKLEKGNVNQALASIASVWNKNIPNQSINYSFLDQEFSRMHDDVGRMGKIFNSFALFAILVACLGLFALSAFMVEQRKKEISIRLVLGAPFKSIYRLLTLDFMKLILVSIIIAIPIGWYIMSRWLEDFAYHITIGWGIFLAAGLIALTIAILTISYQSVGAALIQPLKSLRKE from the coding sequence ATGTTTAGAAACCATCTTAAAATTGCTTGGAGAAGTTTAAAGAAAGACAAGCTCTTTGCCGCTATAAAAATTGGCGGTTTCGCTGTTGGTATAGCAGCATGTCTTTTAATAGCATTGTTCATTCGTAATGAGGTGGGTTATGATCAACACTACGCCAATAAGGATCAAATGTACCGTGTAGTGTTGGAGGGTATGTATAAAGGAGAGGTAATGAAAAGTACACACTTTCAGTTACCTTTTGCAGATGCCTTGCAAAGTGATTTCCCTGAAATTATAAAAGCAGCAAAAGTTAATACAACAGGAATATTTGGAGCCGGTAAACGTGGTATTAGATTAGCTGGTGAGAAGCAAAATAACCTAGAAGACGGATTTTTACTTGCAGACCAAGAAGCATTTGAGATTTTAGAAGTTCAGCTCGAACAAGGTAATGCAAGCACGGCATTGGCAAATCCGAAAAGCATTGTTATCTCAGAATCTAAAGCAGCAAAATATTTTAAAGACGGTACGATTATAGGCGAAACAATCATTTTAGACAATGATCCTACAAAGCCATATACCGTAACTGGTGTCATGAAAGATGCGCCTAAAAACTCGCATTTAACATACGATTTTTTAATTCCCATTGAAGATACCAATGCAAGTTGGACCAACCAAAACTACTTCACTTATATTCTAGTAGATCCAAATACAAATGTTCAGCAACTAGAGAAAAAAATGGTTTCTATTGTTGAAGATTACATCATTCCCGCGCAAAGAGAACGAGGTCGTGCTCCAGACTTTATTGATGTGCTAAGAACCATGGAGTATAAGCTTCAGCCTATCACAGATATTCATTTGTATTCAGACATTAAAATGGCAGATGGTCTAAAGCATGGCGATATCAGATTCGTTTGGCTTTTTGCGGCTATTGCCGGTTTCGTATTACTGTTAGCAGTGATCAATTTTATAAACCTTTCTACTGCAAAATCAGCAAATAGAGCAAAAGAAGTAGGACTTAGAAAAACTATTGGTGCTTATAAAAGCAATTTGGTGGTTCAGTTCATGACCGAATCAATAATGTTCAGTTTTGTCTCTTTTATTTTAGGGGTTTTATTGGCTTGGGCATTATTACCATCATTCAATTCTATTGCATCAAAAACAATTGAAATGCCTTGGGCAGCATGGTGGTTCATTCCAATTATATTAGTTGCTGCGCTGTTGGTAGGTTCTTTGGCAGGGCTTTATCCTGCATTTTATTTATCAGCATTTAAACCGGTTAATGTTTTAAAAGGAAGTTTAAGCATTGGTAGTAAAAGTGGAAAATTAAGAAGCGGACTCGTTATTTTTCAATTTTCTACATCTGTAATTCTGATTATAGCCACGTTGATTATTTACCAACAAATGGATTTTATACTTCAGAAAGAATTGGGATATGATAAAGAACAAGTGGTGATACTAGAGGGAACAGGAGTTTTAGGAAATAGCGCAGAGAATTTTAAAGAACAATTACTACAATTACCACAAGTAAAATCGGCAACGATATCTAATTATTTACCAGTAGATGGTGGCAGTAGAAACGGAAATACCTTTAGAAGAGAAGATGAAGGTAATGAAGGTAGAGGCATACCTGCTCAAATTTGGCGAGTAGATTATGACTACATAAAAACATTGGGTATTACTCTAAAAACAGGTAGAGATTTCTCTAAGCAGTTTGCTTCAGACTCTTTGAATTCCATCATTATAAATGCTAATATGGAAAGAGAGCTTGGCTTGGATAATGCAATTGGTAAAGAGATTAATAACAACGGACAACTATTTACGGTTATAGGGGTGGTTGATGATTTTCATTTTAAATCTCTAAAAGAAGATATTTCTTCATTGTCATTGGTAATTGGTAAAGATTTAGGGTCCATATCACTGAAGTTAGAAAAAGGAAATGTGAATCAGGCATTGGCATCTATCGCATCGGTATGGAATAAAAACATTCCCAATCAGTCTATAAATTATAGCTTTTTAGATCAAGAGTTTAGTCGTATGCATGACGATGTAGGGCGTATGGGTAAGATATTCAACAGCTTTGCACTGTTCGCCATATTGGTGGCATGTTTAGGGTTGTTTGCACTCTCTGCCTTTATGGTAGAACAACGTAAAAAAGAGATAAGCATTAGGCTGGTTTTAGGCGCACCATTTAAAAGTATATACCGACTACTAACGTTAGATTTTATGAAGCTTATTTTGGTATCCATCATTATTGCAATACCAATTGGTTGGTACATTATGAGCCGTTGGCTAGAAGATTTCGCCTATCATATCACCATCGGTTGGGGCATATTTCTAGCTGCAGGTTTAATAGCATTAACCATTGCAATACTGACCATAAGTTACCAATCTGTTGGTGCAGCATTAATACAACCTTTGAAAAGCCTTAGAAAAGAATAA
- a CDS encoding ABC transporter permease, whose translation MFKNYIKIAWRNLWKNKGYSLLNIFGLAIGITCAAMILLWVEDEVGYDKDFAKQDVVYYIPTNQQYDGEWRTFFQATPGPLAEVLKQEVPGIVGAARTKSDDFLFQVDDTSINKNGRYADPDFLSMFSLTFVEGNLETAFNDVDAIIISQETATQLFGENTSAINKVVKINNETNYTVSGVYEDLPNNVTYTFDWLAPFERFAEGKEWMKDYGSNFSDTFVELSPEANFEVVNQKVKAILPMKTEDDETVAFLFSMKDWHLRSAFEGGKNVGGQITYVRLFSLIAIIILLIACINFMNLATARSEKRANEVGVRKVLGSGRKGLISQFMAEAIITAALSAVLSVLLLKLLVPQFNMIIDKQLELSLFNPTHILTLVGITLVCGIVAGWYPAFYLSSFKPIDVLKGARKTKGSASFIRKGLVATQFVVSIVFIISTIIVYQQVQHVKGRDLGYDKENLVKIPVTGGIIKNFKPLEEDMKSSGMIESIGLNNSDILSGGNNTSNLEWQGGIDTENVLVSIRSITSDFFNTAGMEIVEGRGFSNNPVQDSTNIIVSESFAKLMGSGSAIGKTVEGDYPVIGVVKDYLYDDMYGSSDPVIFFNNPSDASFLYVKTKKGIATASALTAMETSLKKFNPAFPFEYEFVDDTYNAKFKSEKLIGNLSQIFALLAILISCLGLFGLSAFTADQRRKEIGVRKVLGSSISSIVGLLSKDFMQLVVIAILIASPLAWLLMHNWLEGYSYRISIDIWAFVIAGVVAIVIALVTISFQALKAARANPVKSLRTE comes from the coding sequence ATGTTTAAGAACTATATAAAAATCGCTTGGCGAAATCTTTGGAAGAATAAAGGCTATAGCCTATTGAATATTTTTGGTCTGGCAATAGGGATAACCTGTGCCGCTATGATTTTACTTTGGGTAGAAGATGAGGTAGGTTATGATAAAGATTTTGCAAAACAAGATGTGGTGTATTACATACCTACCAACCAACAATACGATGGCGAATGGAGAACATTTTTTCAAGCTACTCCGGGGCCGTTAGCAGAAGTTTTAAAGCAAGAAGTTCCAGGAATTGTAGGAGCTGCAAGAACAAAAAGTGATGATTTTTTGTTTCAGGTAGATGATACTTCTATTAATAAAAACGGACGATATGCTGACCCAGATTTTTTAAGCATGTTCAGTCTAACTTTTGTAGAAGGCAATTTAGAAACAGCTTTTAATGATGTAGATGCTATTATTATTTCACAAGAAACGGCTACCCAATTATTCGGAGAAAACACTTCAGCCATTAATAAAGTGGTGAAAATAAATAACGAAACTAATTATACTGTCTCTGGTGTTTATGAAGATTTGCCAAACAATGTCACCTATACTTTTGATTGGTTGGCGCCATTTGAGCGTTTTGCAGAAGGTAAAGAGTGGATGAAAGATTACGGCTCTAATTTCTCAGACACATTTGTAGAACTTTCGCCAGAAGCAAATTTTGAAGTAGTTAATCAAAAGGTGAAGGCAATACTGCCTATGAAGACCGAAGATGATGAAACTGTTGCATTTTTATTTTCTATGAAAGATTGGCATTTACGGTCAGCTTTTGAAGGAGGAAAGAATGTAGGTGGGCAAATTACTTATGTAAGACTGTTCAGCCTTATTGCAATAATCATATTATTAATAGCCTGTATTAACTTCATGAACTTGGCTACCGCCAGAAGTGAAAAAAGAGCTAATGAAGTCGGAGTCCGCAAAGTATTGGGATCTGGTAGAAAAGGATTGATATCTCAATTTATGGCAGAGGCAATAATAACTGCAGCATTATCTGCGGTATTAAGTGTGCTGTTATTGAAATTATTGGTGCCGCAATTCAATATGATTATCGACAAACAGCTAGAGTTAAGTTTATTTAACCCCACACATATTTTAACCTTAGTTGGCATTACCCTGGTTTGTGGTATTGTTGCGGGTTGGTATCCGGCATTTTATTTGTCTTCTTTTAAACCTATAGATGTGTTGAAGGGAGCACGAAAAACAAAAGGGAGCGCATCATTTATTAGAAAAGGGCTAGTGGCTACTCAGTTTGTAGTTTCTATAGTATTCATCATAAGTACTATAATCGTGTATCAACAAGTACAACATGTAAAAGGGCGCGATTTAGGGTATGATAAAGAAAATCTGGTTAAAATTCCTGTAACAGGAGGTATCATAAAAAACTTCAAACCTCTTGAAGAAGATATGAAATCTTCAGGTATGATAGAAAGCATCGGTCTCAATAATTCAGATATTTTATCCGGTGGTAATAATACATCTAATTTAGAATGGCAAGGTGGTATTGATACCGAAAATGTGCTGGTATCTATTAGAAGTATTACATCAGATTTCTTTAATACCGCTGGGATGGAGATTGTAGAAGGTAGAGGATTTAGTAACAACCCTGTTCAAGACAGTACCAATATTATTGTAAGTGAATCTTTTGCAAAATTGATGGGTAGTGGCAGTGCTATAGGCAAAACAGTAGAAGGTGATTACCCAGTAATTGGCGTAGTAAAAGATTATTTATACGATGACATGTATGGATCTAGTGATCCGGTTATATTTTTTAATAACCCTAGTGATGCAAGTTTTCTCTATGTAAAGACAAAAAAGGGTATAGCAACAGCATCGGCTTTGACAGCTATGGAAACATCGTTGAAAAAGTTCAATCCCGCATTTCCTTTTGAATATGAATTTGTAGATGATACCTATAATGCCAAGTTTAAAAGTGAAAAATTAATCGGGAACCTTTCTCAAATTTTTGCGCTACTAGCTATATTAATTTCTTGTTTAGGACTCTTCGGATTATCAGCCTTTACCGCAGATCAGCGTAGAAAAGAAATAGGAGTTCGTAAAGTTTTAGGGTCAAGCATATCGAGTATTGTAGGCTTGTTGTCAAAAGATTTTATGCAATTGGTAGTAATCGCAATTTTAATTGCTAGTCCGCTTGCATGGCTATTAATGCACAATTGGTTAGAAGGTTATTCGTACCGTATTTCTATAGATATATGGGCTTTTGTAATTGCAGGTGTTGTCGCTATTGTTATAGCGTTAGTAACGATAAGCTTTCAAGCTTTAAAAGCAGCTAGAGCGAATCCGGTTAAAAGTTTACGTACAGAGTAA
- a CDS encoding ABC transporter permease, translating into MFKNYLKIAWRSLKKQAFFTFLNTFGLAIGMAGALIISLYIYDELSYDKMFTDVDRIYRIDADIKFGGAEMKAGEAAAPMAETLKRDYPQVESTVRLRTIGSAYVKKEGGNRSAKESHIAFADSTMFDFFGIELLAGNAKTALTGTNSLVLTKSAAEKHFGDTDVIGQNLLLDNTDTYTVTGVIEDMPQNSYFNDYSVFLAMAGNVASREDNWGGNNYFTFVKLIPEANAEDFQKPLQDMLERYMLPWSQKYFPGMTAESFAASGNYIRYHTMPLTDIHLYSDRDTEMNATSSIQNIYILSFIGLFLIILASVNFMNLSTAHSLKRAKEVGVRKTLGSNRMNLVFQFLTESGLIAFVSLLAALIISMIALPFFNSFTGKSIVIPFTQPLFWLALFGATFLLGLFSGSYPAFFMSRFTAVKSLKGGSTESVGNGRVRNALVIFQFSISVFLIVSTLVVFQQLNYIQNKDLGFSKDRVLLINEIGALGSKTKAFKEQIANMAFVESATLSDYYPTPSWRSNTSFFEEGARDQEFAIQMQEWKVDSDYLKAMEMEIVAGRDFNPKYVSDSTAIIINEATLPIMNVTAEEALGMRISEEIELENPTYYTIIGVVKDFHFTSLRNNIEALGIQLKSDAENMAVRMSGGNFVNNISAIESTWNAIAPGQPFDYRFMDEAFNTTYEAEQKLSKIFFIFTMLSIFIACLGLFGLAAFNAEKRTKEIGVRKVLGATVSQISYRLTVDFLKLVGVAILVSLPLGWYVMNKWLEDFSYRIEIGFGIFALAGLLAIIVAIVTVSYQSIKAAVVNPVKSLRSE; encoded by the coding sequence ATGTTTAAAAATTATCTAAAAATTGCCTGGAGAAGTTTAAAGAAGCAAGCCTTTTTTACTTTCTTAAATACATTTGGACTAGCCATTGGTATGGCTGGGGCATTGATTATATCGTTATATATCTACGACGAGCTTAGTTATGATAAAATGTTTACCGATGTAGATAGGATTTATCGTATAGATGCAGATATAAAATTTGGTGGAGCTGAAATGAAGGCAGGTGAAGCTGCCGCACCAATGGCAGAAACCTTAAAAAGAGATTATCCGCAAGTAGAATCAACTGTTCGTCTTAGAACTATAGGTAGTGCGTATGTGAAAAAAGAAGGAGGAAACAGAAGTGCCAAAGAAAGCCATATAGCCTTTGCCGATTCTACAATGTTCGATTTTTTCGGAATAGAGTTGCTCGCAGGTAACGCTAAAACGGCATTGACCGGCACCAACTCGTTAGTCTTGACCAAAAGTGCAGCAGAGAAACATTTTGGGGATACAGATGTTATTGGTCAAAATTTACTGTTGGACAATACCGATACTTATACGGTAACCGGAGTGATTGAAGACATGCCCCAAAATTCCTATTTCAATGACTATAGTGTGTTTTTGGCTATGGCGGGCAATGTGGCATCTAGGGAAGATAATTGGGGTGGTAATAATTATTTTACGTTTGTAAAATTAATACCTGAAGCCAATGCAGAAGATTTTCAAAAGCCTTTGCAAGACATGTTAGAAAGGTATATGTTACCATGGTCACAAAAGTATTTTCCGGGTATGACGGCAGAGTCGTTTGCGGCATCTGGTAATTATATTAGGTATCATACCATGCCATTGACCGATATTCATTTGTATTCTGATAGAGATACGGAAATGAATGCAACAAGTAGTATTCAAAATATTTACATTTTATCATTTATTGGATTGTTTTTGATCATTTTGGCAAGTGTAAACTTTATGAACTTGTCTACGGCACATTCTTTAAAGAGAGCCAAAGAAGTTGGAGTTAGAAAGACTTTGGGTTCCAATAGAATGAATCTGGTTTTTCAGTTTTTAACAGAATCAGGTTTAATAGCATTTGTGTCTTTGTTAGCGGCACTAATAATTTCAATGATAGCATTACCATTTTTCAATAGCTTCACGGGCAAATCAATTGTTATTCCGTTTACTCAGCCCTTATTTTGGTTGGCGTTATTTGGGGCAACCTTTTTACTAGGATTATTTTCAGGCAGTTACCCTGCATTTTTCATGTCAAGATTTACTGCCGTTAAAAGCTTAAAAGGTGGTAGTACAGAAAGTGTAGGTAATGGTAGGGTGCGTAATGCCTTGGTCATATTTCAATTTTCAATTTCGGTATTTCTCATCGTAAGCACTTTGGTAGTTTTTCAACAATTAAATTATATACAGAACAAAGATTTGGGCTTTTCCAAAGATCGGGTGCTGTTAATTAACGAAATAGGGGCGCTAGGATCAAAGACCAAAGCTTTTAAAGAACAAATTGCTAACATGGCTTTTGTGGAAAGCGCTACGTTAAGCGATTACTATCCAACACCATCTTGGAGGTCAAATACCTCGTTCTTTGAAGAAGGTGCAAGAGATCAAGAATTTGCCATTCAAATGCAAGAATGGAAGGTAGATTCAGATTACTTAAAAGCTATGGAAATGGAGATAGTTGCTGGGCGAGATTTTAATCCGAAATATGTATCAGATTCTACGGCTATCATTATAAATGAAGCTACGTTGCCTATTATGAATGTCACCGCAGAAGAAGCTTTGGGTATGCGTATATCAGAAGAAATTGAACTCGAAAACCCTACCTACTATACTATCATCGGTGTAGTTAAAGACTTTCATTTTACATCTTTGCGTAATAATATAGAGGCACTAGGTATACAACTTAAATCTGATGCCGAAAATATGGCGGTTAGAATGAGCGGTGGAAACTTTGTAAATAATATTTCAGCAATAGAAAGTACATGGAACGCCATTGCACCCGGTCAACCATTTGATTATCGCTTTATGGACGAAGCTTTCAATACCACCTATGAAGCGGAACAAAAACTGAGTAAGATATTTTTCATTTTTACTATGCTGTCCATTTTTATTGCTTGTTTGGGATTATTTGGATTAGCTGCCTTTAATGCCGAAAAACGAACAAAAGAAATCGGTGTTAGAAAAGTGTTGGGAGCTACTGTAAGTCAAATTTCTTACCGACTTACAGTAGATTTTCTAAAACTGGTCGGTGTAGCAATATTAGTGTCATTGCCATTAGGTTGGTATGTTATGAATAAATGGCTCGAAGATTTTTCATACCGAATAGAAATAGGATTTGGCATTTTCGCCCTTGCAGGACTACTTGCAATTATAGTGGCTATTGTAACGGTTAGTTATCAAAGTATAAAAGCGGCGGTTGTAAACCCCGTTAAGAGTTTACGTTCAGAATAA